From the Hippocampus zosterae strain Florida chromosome 13, ASM2543408v3, whole genome shotgun sequence genome, the window ACCgaaagcaaaaaaacccaacaaaaaaatagtaattcaaACAGTTCAAATGTTAAATCTGAAAGTGTTTTCATACTTGGCTCTCATTGAGTTGTGTCCTTTTTGCCCAGCTATATCTTCAATGGCAACAAGCATGTGATCGAAGGCCTGAACGAAAGGTTCTTTAAGTCTTCAAAGTTTATGCCGACAGGTGCTGAAAATGAATCACCTTGTTCTGCACTTCTTCAAAAAGTGTGATGTCGCACACCGCAGCTCTCTTCTTGACTTTGAGCCAAGTAACAAGAGGTTTCATAGTTACTCCCTGCCACCCAATAATAGAACAGAAGGGTAGTCAaatggaggacaaaaaaaaatatatggccAAAGTCTTACCTGAAGGATGACAGTGAAATAAATGACAATCAGAGTGGTGGTGACCATTAAATTCTTctccttgattttgttttcatccagCATCATTGCCAGGCCGTAGGCAACCGGCCCTCGCAGGCCACTGTAGCTCATGATAATCTGATTGGTGACCTCCAAGGGCACCAGCCGGAATTTGTTCATGATCCACGTGAGGAAAAAAACTCCTGTTGAACAGCATATCGTGAGTCTTCTGCTATCACAATCATATTTAGGAAATGtcactgttatttatttatttattttactgaacataaaacatgtacagtaataatttgacagaaaataagctagataaaatagtaaaaagaaataaatcagtcttcattcaacacagttattatgttcaagggagtaggacaggcatgtccaaagtccggcccgcgggccaaatccggcccgcggtcgaatttcatccggccctcggcccctgtcataaaatcagtgccgtctggcccgcaggttgggcgcaatggaacacgtgttgcattgactgaggtctcgtagactggtgagtgatgtttcatagagtactgcttccctctagtggctaaatgagtaatagcattcactaaatgagtaatagcatttagagactagagggcatcactcacgagttaacaagacatcactccgtgtttatattgactgatatgtcatatttcaaatgatccttgcagttgtggatatgtgtattgcttgttcatttccctgttgttcgagtcaaaggttttgtgactattgaaaagtcatggtgatacattttatgtttcaaatcaatcaatttgcactcaggagacttctgttttaaaaaaaagtcaattgaataagcagttgcatgtgatatacccgtttcaaatgaaccaaaagaaattcttaagattgttgaaattaaaataaaaatggaaatgtgaaacagactggcttactaaaatttgttgaacaatattgttgttcaatgtaaagaatgtcagccaaggtcggccccccgacattttaccacataaaatctggcccccttggcaaaaagtttggacacccctggagtaggaagaagtaaaaaaacgtaaatAGTCCTACCCTGTTATGGGACTTCAAGCACAACTGATAACTCACCGATGAACCGATATACAAAGATGAAGAGGAGTGTGAGGAGAACAAAGCCCGTGTTCCACACCCATAATGTCTTATCAACGACAGAGATTccgaggaaaacaaaaatgatggttTCGGACCCGTTGGCGAGCACCTTCATGACATGACGGACTGTGGTGACAGACCTTTCGTCCATGTTTGCGTTGCTGAACTTTTGGCAGCTGATGCCACAAAAGAAAATTCTGTAGCGAGAAAGTGCAACAGTTTTACAAAGAGGCTGGAATGAGGCCGGAACTTCACAAAATAACGCAGTGGTCTTACAATAGCACTTACGCAAGAATGGCAGAAAGGGAGAGCATCTCAGCAGTAAGATAGGAGAGGTATGCCAACGCGAAGATGAAGGCTGGCTCCATGATCTGAATGTTTTTAGTGCATCTGGTTAGAAGAGAGAGCAGCAAACCAAACACCAAGCCAACCAGGGAGCCGCCGAATGCCACCACAAAGAACGAAACTGGAGACAAAGAGAGAAtgtatattataaatattattcTAACATGTCATATGATGACGACTACCTACTTATTCCTTTGACGATCTCCACAGCATCAATTTGGGATCCTCCCAGGGAGGCAAATGAATCAAACACATTGAAGAGCACCTAAAGTTAGAGAGGGAGGATATTTAGTTTTTGGCTGCTGGAGAGAAATCACGTGGTTACTTGGTGCATTATAAAACACGGGACAACAGAACAAATGATCTGGCCAACAAGAACAAGGGCATGAGCATTGAACCTTGTGGCACACCACATATTTCATGAGTAGTGTAATCAGTCATTTAGTGACTGAACTGAACTTAATAAACTTTGATCTGCCCGAAAAGAGTAACGCATTGTCAAAAACAGAAATTGACAGGATTGTATTTTCCACAACAATTTGGAATATTGTCCTGTTCAGAAAGCTTTCACGGCAGTCACACTAAAATTAGAGCATACGAACCACTGTCACGCCATCGTTGAGCAGCGACTCGCCAAACACCAGGATGAAGAGGACCTCATTGACATGGACCTGTTCAAACACAGAGAGGACGGCCACCGGGTCCACAGCGGCAATCAGACTGCCGAAAAGAAGGTATTGCAGCAGCCCGATGTCCAGATCGCCTGCAAAAGGTCAGAGAGACAGATTGTAACTTTGCAGTGACAAAACAATGCTCTTTAATTTCAGCTGGACTTTAATCAGCGCTTGCGCTCAGTTTTGACTTATTCATTAGACTAACATCGGAAGTTTGATCTGCATGTGCAGTATACCCTATGTTGGATCCAAATTTTGACCCAAGGTCTCCCGTCTTACCCATGGCTCCTCTCATGTGGAAGCCCCACAGCGACAGTCccacgctcgccgcgttccagcaGGTCCCAATAATAGCGTAGACAAGGATGGTCCCCATGTTACCGAAGAACAGCTTTTTTGGCATGAAGTAGCCCGCATCCAGGATGATTTGAGGCAGCAGGTAAAAGAATAAGACTCTGGGGGTCAACTTGAAGGTCTGCACCTTCTCCGCAACCAAGATCATTCCGCCGAAGATGACTCCAAAGCAAATGAGCAGGGCGCTCTCCGGGATGACATTCAGCACATGATGGTTGGCCGCAATTACtgtggaaatgaaaagaaatgagaaTGGTTGGGGGAGTTTGTGGAATTATTTAGATCAGGTTCTacggtgtgtctaatttgcaatgacaaagtACCATCAATGAAACGGTCGAATGAAAATTGGCATCATTGTCCGCATTTCAACCCGCGAGGATGAGTGAGTTAAAGTCAACACTGAGGGGGTGTGCGCATTTGTTGACCTTTGGGCCGGCCGTTCATTAGGAATACTTCAATCTAGAGGGTCGTTTCTTGAAAGATAAGGCGGCCAAGAAAAAGACCCCGCCCCCACTCCACGCATGCTCATTAAAGTGTAATCAAATGTGGACCAGACTCTCCTCAACAATTGTCCTCCAATATTTTTAAACGGacgtggagaggggggggggggggagcgggggaggggggcacgtGGTTCTTCACCGTATCACAAATGGAAGTACCATCCATCCTTGATAACCACCTAAAAACATCACAACCACAGTATGTTGCAACGTGTGAAAACTCCACGCCGTTTAATCTTGGCACATCCACAGAATAACATTGTATTAATCCACCCGCAAAAATCCTGCATCATATTTTGCAAGAAAGACCGCATTCCTTTATTTATGTGTCGTGAAGCGTCCACAAACGGGCGCACCCGCAATCATTGACAGTGTGACAGTGCTCCACATGTTGTGGTGTATCCACAAAAATACAGGATGCAAAAAGTCTTTTACCGTAATACTTGTTGTGTGTCCTCGTTTTCCAAAATAAAGGCCAATTTTATTTCGAGTCAGCACAGAGATTTCATTAAGAAGACTACAGAAATTGGACTATATTTATTGTCAGGAAATGGAAATTCTGGGCGTTTGGACAATAATAGATTTTTGGGGACAGCGTTTGTTTCAGTGGACATCTTCTCATgttttcaggttacagggtgcaagaAAAGgttcaagatacaaaaatgaagcatttgTTACATTGTGACTTATCAccactttttttgctttctgctttCAAAATGTTCTCATGGCTGCGTTACCTTCATTTCACCTTATTTTATCACACAGCGGACATTCAAACTGACTCACTCATTTTGCAGATCAAGGAGACTGGAATCCACAAATCCACCAAGTACGCGACAGAGACGTGATTCCACTTCAAGGACACAATCGACAAAGTGGTCTTGGGCCCACCACCGTGACCCCCATCTTCACCGTGACCGTCTCCTGTCACATCATGACCAGAACCCGTCACATTGCCCGTCTCTGTGTGCGGACTTGAGGAGGTCATCCCGTGATCACTGCTCGTTTCCGTGTCATGTCCTTCGTGTTCCGAGGGGGCCGCGCCGGGCAGGCTCCATCCTCGGGAAACCATCAATAACACACAAAGTAAAAGTGTTCTCCGCCGCAGGGTTGCCATGGCGTTTTTATTGTTTCGATCTTcgaaaaaagtttcaaaagtgAAGCACGGGGTTCTCAATCTCTGATGTCTCCTGCTTGACGTTCAGCCGTCTCTAAGCCTGCTCTCATGCATATGTCCACTTTTTATCTGTCATGAGCACAGTGTCCACAACTTGTGACTCAGCATTCAGTCAAGAatccagctatttttttttttaatccagcagGTGAGTACGAGCCCAACTTGATACTCGTCTGTCTCTTCCCACTTTCTTCCTTTTGTATCCTTTTAGACTCCTCTTCACTGTTACCCTACAAAGCGGAAATCAGTATGTGCTTGATTCCAGTGAGAAAAGAATACTTTATCGCTACTTTGTGTTTGGTGATATTTGCACATGCAATGTTGACTAAATACCGGCGGGGGGgcagggtgggggttgggggggaatcCGTTTTTGCTCACTTGATTTCAATCTTGAAAATGGTAGGGTCACccttatgttttttgtttatgtttattcattcattcattcatcttcctaaccgcttgatcctcactagggtcgcggggggtgctggagcctatcccagctgtctccgggcagtaggcgggggacaccctgaatcgtttgccagccaatcgcagggcacacagagacaaacaaccatcaacgctcacactcacacctagggacaatttagagtgttcaatcagcctgccatgcatatttttggaatgtgggaggaaaccggagcacccggagaaaacccacgcaggcccggggagaacatgcaaactccacacagggaggccggagctggaatcgaacccggtacctctgcactgtgaagccgacgtgctaaccactggactaccgggccgccctgtttatgtttatgttattcgtaaatttccccagtgtgggacgaataaaggatatcttatgttaAAAGGTCATGTGTGGGCAATTTGAAATTGACTTTGTTAATTGAAAATGACTGCatgttttaaggtcaacagcgGCATTTCTGGAAAACAACACCCTCGGTGGTGTTTCccaaggacagtaaaaaaaaaaaatgtgtatattttgtTGCCCAAAGCGGGATACGCTCCCTTATGCTAAACCGATGcattaccaactgagctatccagccgcttcaCACACAGACATTGGGCCGATAAGCTAATGTGTATCTAATCAATTTTATTGAGGGAAATAATAGCAcaaattgttttattcattttgtttcaagtgTTTCATGTATTgaaggtcaagaaaaaaaatttcaatgacattttttttaggtgacTTAATGCGTTTAGAATTGTTTCTGCTCCAGACTAAAAAGAATGTTCATATAGTTAATCTTTGTGAGTTtaactatttttcattcttttgctcttttctttAATGTTATAAGGAGACAATGTTATGTAGAAGTATACTTCTAACAATTTCATGGGCAAATgtgagtttttttatttatttatttagaagcACTGCTTTAAGGGACGCTAAGGGTGTTTGCGCATCGATGTCACTGCTTTTACCAATGACTATGTTTCCGTCCACAGCGCAGTATCTACATGAGGCTGCGCTATCATGGATGACGTCGACTGACTCGGCGCCTCCTGGAGGGTTTGAGATTCCACCTACATTGGAGATCCTCATGGCGTACCAGATGGGTACAAATTGGCTAACCAGGTTGCTGCAGGGTGGGTATGCATTTTTATTCGGGTTACCCCGAATAAGTGTGTCGACAGATCAATGACCTCCATTACAGTGTTCAGAAGCTTGGAAATTATACCGAGGAAGCCTTTTTGGCTATCAAAAGCAAAGCCAGTTGGCAGCCATCTCTCTGATGGCATTCCAGAACCACATAGTGGTCGATGTGCTCTTGGCTGAGGCCAATGGAGCGTGCGCGATGTTTGGTGAGCAGTGTTGTTCAATTGTGCCTAAAGGTGCCCTCACCAGGACCATTGAAGGCCTCCACATGCTGAACCggatcaattttctttttttttttccagccatctTGACATTGTGTGGCTGGTGCGTTCCATGTATCAAAGCTCTGCTTATCCCATTGATCACTACGGCTGTTGCTGCCATGACGTCGAAAGCGAATGGTATGTACCCTCTGCTGTTACTATTGGATGGCAATGAATCTAATGTGGGAAATAGCTCAGCCTATGAAGACATGATTTCACTTTAATATCAGAATGTCAGAGATGatttttaatcatctttttCTGGGTTCCTGGCCTGGCTTACGTCAGTCATAAAAGTACAGCCTCAAGGGCACtggaaattcaaaacaaatattttgtacattttgataCGTTGTTTCAAACCATGccgcatttaaaaaatgtagccaCGGTTTGAAAAATAAAGACTTTGTCTCCACTCTCAAATGTTCCGGCCGTGTCTGCTGAATGGGTGTACATCCCATTAGGTTGTAGGTGTcaaggccgctgtcctgcatgtccccccccccccccagtctccctgttgcaacacacctgattcaaatgattgcTTGCTGATgatatgatcatttgaatcaggtgtgttgcaacggggagacttggaaaacatgcagggcagcggccctccaggacctgattttgacacctatgcattaGGTCGTAGCGGGACTTTTCATGCTATTGTCAGCTGCTAGCTGCCAGCTAGCTTGCGACCAAACAGGGCGGTGTATGAGTACTAACTAGCTCGCAATTGCGGCGCACCAGTCAAGCTAACAAAGACAATGACGTTCTTATAGAGAGCGCAATCCCCACCACGCGCGACGCATTGTAAGGAGGACTTGCCTTTTCCCGTGGGCCGTAAGCTGGAGCGCCAAACCGAGTTGACGTCTCCCTTTCGACAACGCTGCACCACTCCAAATACTGCGGCTAATGTCAGGTGGCCAGCTACAATAACCGAAGTGAGCCAAACCGGGTCAGACGCGGGgtgactctctctctttattggttttattttattatgaagACACAACGGCGTGAGAAACGGCATGGACACCCCAATGGACTGTATTGTGGTAGTCGTACTAATTGTGATTTAATAACCACCCATAGGAAGGACGTGTTTCATCTTCCGCTTTCCGGAGGACCTTCATGGGGAGTGAATCCGTCTGATGCCTCGAAGCTGGAGGTGCTGTCCTCCTCTACGATATCGGGCTCTAGAAAATCAGTATGTTATGAGTGTCCCTAATGAAGTGTATTCATCGCTTGAGTCGCCTTATCTTCTTACCTTAGTTATCGTAATGGTAAAGTTTCCCACTTGACATCTGCAAGAGCAAGAGTTCAGTtattaaataacttttttttccccctcccgatATTCAATTCCAAACATCATTTTAGCTTTTTCGGAAAAGGCATTTTGCGTCAAAGCAAAAGGAAATGTGATGGTCAAACGTTCGTTGTGATTGGGCGACATGCCTCGGGTGGGTGTGGCTTCGATCCTCAGCCTTTGGGACCACGTCCATGTGTCCTTCGAGCAAGATACACAGATACACGGAGGTCGGCCGATTGCCTCGGTGTGGGACAGTCGCAAAGATTCTCTAACGGCGGGGCAGGCACACACGTTAAGATGTAGCCGCCGGATAATAAATCACAAGCGAAGTCTTCCACTCGTCGGCGTTGCGCGCCTCCCCCCTCAGCCTCCCGTGGCTCCTGTCAGCCAAAGGTTCTGTGATGGCAAAATTACTTTTTCCGTCTCCCCCCAACCCAACCCAGCCACCGCACAAGTGTTTGAAAGCTGCCACATTTCCGAACAGCGTCGGCTTAAAGGCGAACACGGGCAAAGTGACAACCCGAAAGAGGCGGCGTGAGCGCCACAGTCGACATATTCCCCATCCTTTCAGCGTGTCATCTCACTTTCTCTGGACACCTGATGGATTGTGACAGCCTATATTGGCTCTTTCATATGAAAGAGAATTTGCCCATGAAATGTTAATGAGCTGGAA encodes:
- the LOC127612828 gene encoding LOW QUALITY PROTEIN: sodium/hydrogen exchanger 3-like (The sequence of the model RefSeq protein was modified relative to this genomic sequence to represent the inferred CDS: deleted 1 base in 1 codon; substituted 1 base at 1 genomic stop codon) gives rise to the protein MATLRRRTLLLCVLLMVSRGWSLPGAAPSEHEGHDTETSSDHGMTSSSPHTETGNVTGSGHDVTGDGHGEDGGHGGGPKTTLSIVSLKWNHVSVAYLVDLWIPVSLICKMIIAANHHVLNVIPESALLICFGVIFGGMILVAEKVQTFKLTPRVLFFYLLPQIILDAGYFMPKKLFFGNMGTILVYAIIGTCWNAASVGLSLWGFHMRGAMGDLDIGLLQYLLFGSLIAAVDPVAVLSVFEQVHVNEVLFILVFGESLLNDGVTVVLFNVFDSFASLGGSQIDAVEIVKGIISFFVVAFGGSLVGLVFGLLLSLLTRCTKNIQIMEPAFIFALAYLSYLTAEMLSLSAILAIFFCGISCQKFSNANMDERSVTTVRHVMKVLANGSETIIFVFLGISVVDKTLWVWNTGFVLLTLLFIFVYRFIGVFFLTWIMNKFRLVPLEVTNQIIMSYSGLRGPVAYGLAMMLDENKIKEKNLMVTTTLIVIYFTVILQGVTMKPLVTWLKVKKRAAVCDITLFEEVQNKAFDHMLVAIEDIAGQKGHNSMRAKWSHFEEKWLSRIFIKPSARKNRDYGLKVFHKLNLKDAVSDVAEGERGGSVEFIRNESAFVDFKKKYGEKFSPDIMANMADDRGTVSPMGRDSVPSVSLEMHEQTIKGVREAEDINSHRRLQQHFYKGGKRHRHRYSRSHFEVNEDENEVQEIFQKTMRRRRSSYQGFIKQQSKKNEHHTQFLVKLITXFLLDFEFSEGDGASGYQASGDSLAMTVTHRVGAHIENPAFMPERDTMAPMQIPLWLEGAELDSCMVAPSQRAQMRLPWTPSNLRRLAPLCTSTRSTDSFMQANAPAIQERDEDEFPPPLTPPPPPPPSDKPGGHM